In the Helianthus annuus cultivar XRQ/B chromosome 11, HanXRQr2.0-SUNRISE, whole genome shotgun sequence genome, one interval contains:
- the LOC110890401 gene encoding chitinase CLP, with the protein MLVLIQVIAIVLAFISQQHVALASLVVPVTKHTDATVNPLYSAHTYLDKVQYPSPLISTPAYWNQWRYVQQSLLIDLDAPFSWHYSFPRQEGCQECRQTVTCTESPCTDLRTTSSYQSPLCPPPTNTSMYDIYMDCETCPVNVISPVTGECSQVIPTYEQFMFTRSNGGAVYSYDPHITYPIAGSTPPWTFDPFPSDVLGVMALSSSPYALPAYLGEVDRVIALCLPSNVSAGPGVLLFGYGPYYLGPQRDVDVRSLLSYTALLKHPNSFGYFIGVNAIVIKKQSIIVPNNATTKISTLEPYTKLRTDIYSGVVRRVSKVTKRIPPAKSVAPFGLCFNTTVNGTTVGIKVPDIDLALQDGKKWTISTANSIKQVTEDVACLAVVDNGPTSEHAIVIGTHQFEDNLLVFDLITSTFGFSSSLLRNHTSCSNFDFAVSH; encoded by the coding sequence ATGCTTGTGCTTATACAAGTAATCGCCATCGTTCTAGCCTTCATCTCTCAACAACATGTAGCTTTAGCTTCCTTAGTTGTTCCGGTTACTAAACACACCGATGCCACGGTTAACCCTCTCTACAGCGCTCACACCTATTTGGACAAAGTTCAATACCCTTCTCCTCTAATAAGCACTCCGGCCTATTGGAACCAGTGGCGATATGTGCAACAAAGCTTGCTTATAGACCTAGACGCTCCATTCTCATGGCATTACAGCTTTCCACGTCAAGAGGGTTGCCAGGAGTGCCGGCAAACGGTTACATGCACAGAGTCTCCATGCACTGATTTGAGAACCACTTCCTCATATCAAAGCCCCTTATGTCCTCCACCAACCAATACTTCAATGTATGATATTTATATGGACTGTGAGACATGCCCGGTTAACGTCATCAGCCCGGTTACGGGAGAGTGTAGCCAAGTCATACCAACCTATGAACAATTCATGTTTACAAGAAGCAATGGTGGAGCTGTCTACTCTTATGATCCACATATAACTTATCCCATTGCGGGAAGCACTCCTCCTTGGACATTTGATCCGTTCCCTTCAGATGTCCTCGGTGTGATGGCGCTTTCATCCTCGCCATACGCGTTACCAGCGTATCTAGGCGAGGTTGACCGTGTAATAGCTCTATGTTTGCCTAGCAACGTATCTGCTGGTCCCGGTGTTCTTTTATTTGGATATGGTCCTTATTATCTTGGCCCTCAACGTGATGTTGATGTAAGAAGTTTACTTTCTTATACCGCGTTGCTCAAGCATCCAAACTCTTTTGGATACTTCATCGGTGTCAATGCTATTGTAATTAAAAAACAGTCTATCATTGTTCCCAACAATGCAACTACCAAGATAAGTACACTTGAACCTTACACCAAGCTTCGGACCGACATCTATAGCGGTGTGGTTCGAAGGGTTTCAAAGGTAACGAAACGAATCCCACCTGCCAAGTCGGTTGCACCGTTTGGTCTTTGTTTCAACACCACGGTTAATGGTACTACAGTTGGTATAAAAGTACCGGATATTGATTTGGCTCTACAGGATGGGAAGAAGTGGACTATATCAACCGCTAACTCCATTAAGCAAGTGACGGAAGATGTCGCCTGCCTAGCGGTTGTCGACAATGGTCCGACAAGTGAACATGCAATCGTGATTGGAACGCATCAGTTTGAGGATAACTTGCTGGTGTTTGATTTGATTACTTCAACTTTTGGGTTTAGTTCCTCGTTGCTACGTAATCATACCTCATGTTCAAATTTCGACTTTGCGGTCAGTCACTGA